GGACACGCGGAGCGCTCGACCTCGGACAGGCCGGCCTCGTCGATCGCCGAGTTCGCGGACGCCGCGATGGTGGTGATCAGGTCCGTCGGGGCGTGCGCGACGCCCTCGACGACCACCGCCTTGCCGGCCTCCATCGGGCCGCCGGAGACGAACACGGTCGGGATGTTGAGCCGCATCGCGGCGTTGAGCATGCCCGGCGTGATCTTGTCGCAGTTGGAGATGCACACCAGCGCGTCGGCCTGGTGCGCGTTGACCATGTACTCCACCGAGTCCGCGATGATCTCGCGCGACGGCAGCGAATAGAGCATGCCCGAGTGGCCCATCGCGATGCCGTCGTCGACCGCGATCGTGTGGAACTCGCGCGCGATGCCGCCGGCCTCGGCCACCGCCTCGGCGACGATCTCGCCGAGGTCCTTGAGATGCACGTGGCCGGGCACGAACTGGGTGTAGGAGTTGGCGATCGCGACGATCGGCTTGCCGAAATCGCTGTCGGTCATTCCGGTCGCACGCCAGAGCGAGCGTGCGCCCGCCGCGTTGCGACCGTGGGTGGTGGTCCGGGAACGGAGGTGCGGCACGGCATTCTCCCAGGTCAGAAGGCTGAACCAGGCGGAGGGGAACTACGGCTCCGCAAACTGGTCCTACCAATTCTACTCGGCTGGTTCGCCGTTGCCGCCGCCGGTCCGTCCCGCGTCGGCGGAGGGCTCCGGTTCAGCAGGCCCGGAGGCGGAGCCAGAAGCGGGCTCGGGAGCGGGTTCCGCGGCGGATTCCGGAGCTGCCTCCGGCGCGGTCTCGGCGGCCGGTTTCTGCCCGGTGAGCTCCTCGTCGCTCAGCACGCCCGACGGGTCCTTGATCTTGCCCTCGCTCACCAGCGCCAGTACCGGAAGATGCCGCGTCCGCACCGTGGGAAGGCTGACTTGCGTGTCGTCGCCGAGGACCGCACGCACGCGGGCCTTGTTCGTGATCGCCAGTCCCTTGAGCGACGACCACGGCAGTTCGCGGTTGCCGAAGACGGTCCGGACGTGCAGTCCTTCGCGGGTCGCGACGGTGCGCGTGCGCGCGACGAACACGAACAGCGCGAGCGGGAAGACGTACAGCCACTGGAATCCGCCGATCTCGCCCAGTGCGATCGGTGTCACACAGACGGTCAGCAGACCGATCGCGAGATACGCCGTGGTCGGGATCCGGAAGACGGCCTTCCGGCCCTCGTCCGCACGCTGGTCCTGCTGTTTCTTGGCCACGAAGGAATGGTGCACCGACGCTCGCGGCGGCCTGCGCCCGGGTCGCGCGCGGGCAGTACTGGCCGTCCACGATGCGGAACCGCTGTCCCGTAGAGTTGACACTCGCCCGGGCGCGCGACTAACGTCGGGGCCGTGATTACGCAGACCGGTCTCGTACTTCCCAAGCGCGCCGACGCTTAGGAAGAGTCCTCTGCGTCGACGCGCGACCCTCGTGCGACCTTACGGTCGGCGAGGGTTTTTTGTTGCGTGAAACCGGTTCCCCGACCGGAAGTACGGCCCAGACAACCCGAACGAGTGACACCGAGAACCCACGAGGCAGAACCGATGACCAGTGCCACGTCGCGCAGCGACGCGAAGCCCGGGCCGACCGCGCCCGGTGTCCCAGGAGCACGTCCGAAGCCCGCCCCGCCGGCGGGTACGCCGGTGCGCGTCACCGGCGCGCAGTCGCTCGTCCGCTCGCTCGAGGCGGTCGGCGCGGAGGTCGTGTTCGGCATTCCGGGTGGCACCATCCTTCCCGCCTACGACCCGTTGCTCGACTCGACGAAGGTCCGGCACGTCCTCGTCCGCCACGAGCAGGGCGCGGGGCACGCCGCCACCGGGTACGCGCAGGCCACCGGCAAGGTCGGCGTCTGCATGGCCACGTCCGGCCCGGGCGCCACGAACCTCGTCACCCCGCTGGCCGACGCCAACATGGACTCGGTCCCGGTCGTCGCCATCACCGGGCAGCAGTCGCGCAGCCTGATCGGCACCGACGCGTTCCAGGAAGCCGACATCTGCGGCATCACCATGCCGATCACCAAGCACAACTTCCTCGTCACCGACCCGGCGGAGATCCCGCGGGCGATCGCCGAGGCGTTCCACCTGGCCGCGACCGGACGCCCGGGCCCGGTGCTGGTGGACATCCCCAAGGACGTGCTGCAGGAGATGACCTCGTTCTCCTGGCCGCCCGAACTCCGGCTGCCCGGCTACCGCCCGACGCTGCGGCCGCACGGCAAGCAGGTCCGCGAGGCCGCGAAGCTGATCGCGCAGGCCCAGCGGCCGGTGCTGTACGTCGGCGGCGGCGTGATCAAGGCCGAGGCGTCCGAGCAGTTGCGCGAACTCGCCGAGCTGACCGGCATCCCGGTCGCCACCACGCTGATGGCGCGCGGCGCGTTCCCCGACTCGCACCGCCAGCACGTCGGCATGCCCGGCATGCACGGGTCCGTCGCCGCGGTCGCGTCGATGCAGCGCGCCGACTTGCTGGTCGCGCTCGGCGCCCGGTTCGACGACCGGGTCACCGGCCAGCTGTCGTCGTTCGCGCCGGACGCGAAGATCGTCCACGCGGATATCGACCCGGCCGAGATCTCCAAGAACCGCAAGGCGGACGTGCCGATCGTCGGCGACTGCAAGGAGATCATCGGCGAGCTGATCGACGCGGTGAAGACCGAGTTCGAGCGCGCCCGTCCCGACCTGAGCGACTGGTGGACGCAGGTCGACTCGTGGCGCGAGGACTACCCGGCCGGCTACGAATGGCCCGACGACGGTTCGCTGTCGCCGCAGTACGTCATCGAGCGGATCGGCGAGCTGGTCGGTCCGGACGCGGTGTACGCCGCGGGCGTCGGGCAGCACCAGATGTGGGCCGCGCAGTTCGTGAAGTACGAGAAGCCGCGCACCTGGATCAACTCCGGCGGCCTCGGCACCATGGGCTTCGCCGTCCCGGCCGCGATGGGCGCGCAGTTCGGCCTTCCGGACACCCAGGTGTGGGCGATCGACGGCGACGGCTGCTTCCAGATGACCAACCAGGAACTCGCCACGTGCGCCATCGAGGGCGCGCCGATCAAGGTCGCCGTGATCAACAACGGCAACCTCGGCATGGTCCGCCAGTGGCAGAACCTGTTCTACTCCGAGCGGTACTCCAACACCGACCTCGGCACGCACAAGCACCGCATCCCGGACTTCACGCTGCTGGCCGAGGCGCTCGGCTGCGCGGGCCTGCGCTGCGAGGCCAAGGAGGACGTCGACGCGACGATCCGGCGCGCGATGGAAATCAACGACCGCCCCGTCGTGATCGATTTCGTCGTGGGGAAGGATGCCCAGGTGTGGCCGATGGTCGCCGCGGGCACCGGGAACGACGAGATCATGGCCGTCCGCGGGATCCGGCCGCTGTTCGACGACGACGAGGTTTCGCAGGAAGCCGCCGAGGCCGCGGCCGCGGAGGGAGAGCAAGCATGACTGTCCACACGCTGAGCGTGCTGGTCGAGAACAAGCCCGGTGTGCTCGCCCGGGTGTCCGGACTGTTCTCCCGCCGCGGCTTCAACATCGAGTCCCTTGCTGTCGGGCCCACGGAGAACCCCGAGGTGTCCCGGATGACGATCGTGGTCGCCGTTGAAGAGCTACCGCTCGAACAGGTGACCAAACAGCTCAACAAGCTGGTGAACGTGATCAAGATCGTCGAGCTGGAAGCCGGCAGCGCGGTGCAGCGCGAACTGCTGCTCGTGAAAGTCCGGGCCGACGCCACCGTGCGCAGCCAGGTCCTCGAGACCGTCCAGCTCTTCCGCGCCAAGGTGGTGGACGTCTCGCCGGAGGCGCTCACCGTCGAGGCGACCGGGACGTCGGACAAGATCGGCGCGCTGCTGCGGATGCTGGAGCCGTACGGCATCCGCGAACTCGTCCAGTCCGGCATGGTCGCGGTGGGCCGCGGGGCCCGCTCGATCACCGCCGCTTCTCCCCGCTGAACCTCAGATTTCGTGTAAGTACGGAAGGAAGTAGTACCCCCCATGGCAGTGGAAATCTTCTACGACGACGACGCCGACCTGTCGATCATCCAGGGTCGCAAGGTCGCCGTGATCGGCTACGGCAGCCAGGGCCACGCGCACTCGCTCAGCCTGCGCGACTCGGGCGTCGACGTCCGGATCGGCCTGCAGGAGGGGTCCAAGTCCCGGGCGAAGGCCGAGGAGCAGGGCCTGCGCGTGCTGTCGGTCGCCGAGGCGGCCGCCGAGGCCGACGTGATCATGATCCTCGCGCCGGACACCAAGCAGCGCTTCATCTACGAGGAGCACATCGCGCCGCACCTCAAGGACGGCGACGCGCTCTTCTTCGGCCACGGGTTCAACATCCGGTACGACCTGATCAAGCCGCCGGCGAACGTCGACGTCGCGATGGTCGCCCCGAAGGGCCCGGGCCACCTGGTCCGCCGCCAGTTCGTGGACGGCAAGGGCGTGCCCTGCCTGATCGCGGTCGAGCAGGACGCCTCGGGCAACGCCCAGGCGCTCGCGCTCTCCTACGCCGCGGCGATCGGCGGCGCGCGGGCCGGCGTCATCAAGACGACCTTCACCGAGGAGACCGAGACCGACCTGTTCGGTGAGCAGGCCGTTCTCTGCGGTGGCGCGTCCGCGCTGGTGCAGACCGGTTTCGAGGTGCTCACCGAGGCCGGTTACGCCCCGGAGATCGCCTACTTCGAGGTGCTGCACGAGCTGAAGCTGATCGTCGACCTCATGTACGAGGGCGGCATCGCGCGCCAGCGCTACTCCATCTCCGACACCGCCGAGTACGGCGACCTCACCCGCGGCCCGCGTGTCATCTCGCCGGCCGTCAAGGAGGAGATGAAGAAGATCCTGGGCGAGATCCAGGACGGCACCTTCGCCCGCGAGTGGGTCGCCGAGGACGAGGCCGGCCGGCCGAACTTCACCAAGCTCGAGGAGCAGGGCAACCAGCACCCGATCGAGAAGACCGGCAAGAAGCTGCGCGACCTGATGTCGTGGGTGGACCGGCCGATCACCGAGACCGCCTGATTTTCCAGGCCTGACCGGTTCTCCGGAGAAGACCCTGCCGTCCGTTCGCCGGACGGCAGGGTCTTCTTTTCGTTCCAGGGCGTTGCCGCTGAATGGCGGATACGCTGTGCCGATGAGCCGCCCGACCGACGACAAGGCGCACATCAGGCACGAGCTCGACCTGACCGGCGCGACCTGGATCCGCGCCGAACCGGCGGGCGTGACCCTGGAGCATTGCGCGGAGTACGCGTTCGTCCCGCATTCGGACGGGGTGACCTACGTGGCCATCCGGCAGCCGACCGACCCGGACGGCGCGGTGCTGGTGTTCACGCCTTCGGAATGGGACGCGTTCACGCGCGGGGTTCGGGACGGGGAGTTCGAGTTGCCGGGGGAGTCGTAGTTCTCCGCTTTTCGTGAGGGCTTTCTGACTGGCGAATCGGCCTGATCTGCTTGGTGGGCGGCTGTTGCCGTTTAGTGGCGAATCCGAAGCCCGCGCGCGATTGCCCAGGTCAGAGGCTTGCTTTGAGTGCATCTTCGTGGGGGCGGCCCTGGCGGACGGGTCCGGCTGGCCGGGATCAGACGGCTCCGAGCGTCGCGATGAGTTCGACGACCTGATAGGCCGTCGGGAAGTCCGGTGCCTGGTAGCGCAGGGTGCAGCCGTCGGCGAGTTCCATTCCCGGCACCAGCAGCGCGTGTTCGGTCATCCGGGGCCGATGTACCTGGACTTCCAGCTGGACCAGGCCGTCGAAGCGCAGCGGACGGACGTCCTCGCGACCGGCCAGCGCTTCGGGCACCGCGTGCTCGATACGGTCACATGCCTCATCGGGATGCAGCATCGCCGCCGAGAGAGCACCCAGCGCGCGTTTGACCACTATCGAGCGAATGCCCGGCGCTACCTCGGCCGCCTCGGTTGCCACGGTGTCGTCGCCGCTTACCAGCACGGGCGGTGCGCCGTAGTGCGCCGCGAGCGCGGTGTTCAGGCCGAGTTCGCCCAAGGAACGGCCATTGCAGCGCACGTCCGCGACGGTTCCGCCGGAGATGGTGTGCGCCATGACCGAACGGGGCGTGCCGGCCTTGCCGTGATAGCCGATGAACAGCACAGCGTCCGTGTCCTCGGCCAATCCCGCCATCATCCCGCCGGGTTTGGGTGTGCCGCGGAGCAACTCGACACGTCGGTCCAGCAGGTCGGGCAGAAGGTTCCGGAAGCTCGCGTGCGCCTCGGTGACCTGTACCTGCGCGGCCGCGTCGTAGGTGTAGATCCCGCGAACGGCGGCGTTGGCCTCCGCGGTGAGCAGCTTGCGGTTGCGCTCGTATTCGCTGTGCCCGGGAATGACCTCTTCGCCGTGGACCACCCCGGCGATTCCCTCCATGTCGACCGAGACGAGCACCCGCATCTCCATCACACCTTCCTCGGCGGCGCGCGGCCAGGAACGCCACCTTATCGAGCGATCCGGTGGTGGTCGCCTTGCTCGCGCGGGTGGGCGCTCGGGTCTGCGAATGCCTGGTTGACCAGGGATTAGCCGATTGATGGCGAATCTGTCTTAGCGAGGCCGGGGCCTGTATCGGCGGATTCGCCGCTGGGAGGCCAGGGCTGCCGCGATTGGTCTGCGCGGGTTGATCGTCAGGACGGCAGGAAGATCGCGGCCGCCGCGTCCGCGAGTGCGTCGGGGCTCGGCGAATCCGCCTCGGTTTGCGCCAGGTGCTGTAGCCCGAGGATGGCCGCGTAAGCGACACGCGCCCGGTTCGCCGCCTGGTCCGGCGAGAGGCCGAGTTCGCGGTAAGTGTTGGTCAGAAGGTTCAGCCGGGCTTGATTGACCCGGCTGACTGCTTCCTTGACCCGAGGGTCGTTGCGGTCGCCGAGCAGGCTGAGGTGCAC
The nucleotide sequence above comes from Amycolatopsis sp. AA4. Encoded proteins:
- a CDS encoding PH domain-containing protein, with translation MAKKQQDQRADEGRKAVFRIPTTAYLAIGLLTVCVTPIALGEIGGFQWLYVFPLALFVFVARTRTVATREGLHVRTVFGNRELPWSSLKGLAITNKARVRAVLGDDTQVSLPTVRTRHLPVLALVSEGKIKDPSGVLSDEELTGQKPAAETAPEAAPESAAEPAPEPASGSASGPAEPEPSADAGRTGGGNGEPAE
- a CDS encoding acetolactate synthase large subunit, which encodes MTSATSRSDAKPGPTAPGVPGARPKPAPPAGTPVRVTGAQSLVRSLEAVGAEVVFGIPGGTILPAYDPLLDSTKVRHVLVRHEQGAGHAATGYAQATGKVGVCMATSGPGATNLVTPLADANMDSVPVVAITGQQSRSLIGTDAFQEADICGITMPITKHNFLVTDPAEIPRAIAEAFHLAATGRPGPVLVDIPKDVLQEMTSFSWPPELRLPGYRPTLRPHGKQVREAAKLIAQAQRPVLYVGGGVIKAEASEQLRELAELTGIPVATTLMARGAFPDSHRQHVGMPGMHGSVAAVASMQRADLLVALGARFDDRVTGQLSSFAPDAKIVHADIDPAEISKNRKADVPIVGDCKEIIGELIDAVKTEFERARPDLSDWWTQVDSWREDYPAGYEWPDDGSLSPQYVIERIGELVGPDAVYAAGVGQHQMWAAQFVKYEKPRTWINSGGLGTMGFAVPAAMGAQFGLPDTQVWAIDGDGCFQMTNQELATCAIEGAPIKVAVINNGNLGMVRQWQNLFYSERYSNTDLGTHKHRIPDFTLLAEALGCAGLRCEAKEDVDATIRRAMEINDRPVVIDFVVGKDAQVWPMVAAGTGNDEIMAVRGIRPLFDDDEVSQEAAEAAAAEGEQA
- the ilvN gene encoding acetolactate synthase small subunit, which translates into the protein MTVHTLSVLVENKPGVLARVSGLFSRRGFNIESLAVGPTENPEVSRMTIVVAVEELPLEQVTKQLNKLVNVIKIVELEAGSAVQRELLLVKVRADATVRSQVLETVQLFRAKVVDVSPEALTVEATGTSDKIGALLRMLEPYGIRELVQSGMVAVGRGARSITAASPR
- the ilvC gene encoding ketol-acid reductoisomerase gives rise to the protein MAVEIFYDDDADLSIIQGRKVAVIGYGSQGHAHSLSLRDSGVDVRIGLQEGSKSRAKAEEQGLRVLSVAEAAAEADVIMILAPDTKQRFIYEEHIAPHLKDGDALFFGHGFNIRYDLIKPPANVDVAMVAPKGPGHLVRRQFVDGKGVPCLIAVEQDASGNAQALALSYAAAIGGARAGVIKTTFTEETETDLFGEQAVLCGGASALVQTGFEVLTEAGYAPEIAYFEVLHELKLIVDLMYEGGIARQRYSISDTAEYGDLTRGPRVISPAVKEEMKKILGEIQDGTFAREWVAEDEAGRPNFTKLEEQGNQHPIEKTGKKLRDLMSWVDRPITETA
- a CDS encoding DUF397 domain-containing protein yields the protein MSRPTDDKAHIRHELDLTGATWIRAEPAGVTLEHCAEYAFVPHSDGVTYVAIRQPTDPDGAVLVFTPSEWDAFTRGVRDGEFELPGES
- a CDS encoding M55 family metallopeptidase, with protein sequence MEMRVLVSVDMEGIAGVVHGEEVIPGHSEYERNRKLLTAEANAAVRGIYTYDAAAQVQVTEAHASFRNLLPDLLDRRVELLRGTPKPGGMMAGLAEDTDAVLFIGYHGKAGTPRSVMAHTISGGTVADVRCNGRSLGELGLNTALAAHYGAPPVLVSGDDTVATEAAEVAPGIRSIVVKRALGALSAAMLHPDEACDRIEHAVPEALAGREDVRPLRFDGLVQLEVQVHRPRMTEHALLVPGMELADGCTLRYQAPDFPTAYQVVELIATLGAV